In Parageobacillus sp. KH3-4, the genomic window TCAATATTTTGCGACTTAATTTTGTCGATCACCTCGGCAATATTTTTTGTATCCGCAACGGTGATTTGTAAAAGAATTTCTTTCTCTCGCAACTGTTTTGGCCCAAAAATACTCATTAAAACAGGAATTAGTTCAACGCTTACGATTAATAAAGCAACGCCAAATGCGGATTCCCAATAAAATCCGGCGCCTACTGCAATACCAATGCCAGCTGCCCCCCAAATGATCGCAGCTGTTGTCAGCCCAGAAATACTATCGTTCCCGCGCCGTAAAATGACTCCTGCGCCTAAGAAACCGACTCCTGATACGATTTGAGCGGCAAGGCGGAGTGGATCCATTGTAATATGATCTTTTAAGGGAAATACATAAGCGGATTCGATCGATACAATCGTTAACAAGCAGCTGGAAATGGAAATGACTAGACATGTCTTTAAACCAACGGGTTTACGTTTTAATTCTCTTTCCAGCCCGATAATTAAGCCTAATATAGCCGATATGCCTAGCTTAATAAAAGGATCGAAATTCATATGTAATCACCTCTTTATAATAAGTGGTATAATCACATAATAAAACGTTTATAAGGGGATGGACAATGAAATCAACGAATTTATTGAAGCCGTATTTAGCGCTGTTTATTGGAGCGCTTTCTGTCTCTACTTCCGCCATTCTCGTCAAATCGGCGCATGCCCCTGCTTCAATCATTGCGTTTTATCGATTGTTTTTTACCGTATTATTCATGACGCCATTTTTTGTTAAAGTTAAATATATTCGGGAGTTGCAAACGATCTCGCAGCGAGATTGGATATTTTCCATCCTCTCTGGCGCTTTATTAGCGTTTCACTTTATTTTTTGGTTTGAATCATTAAATTTTACTTCTATCACTAGCTCAGTTGTGCTTGTAACGTTACAGCCGTTATTTTCGTTTATTGGCGGATATGTTTTTTTTAAAGAAAAATTGACAGTAGGAGCGTTTTTTAGTGCGTTGCTAGCCATTGGTGGAAGTGTCATTATTAGTTGGGGAGACTTCCAGGTTAGCGGCAAAGCGTTATTTGGTGATGCACTAGCACTTTTCGCATGCGTAATGGTAACAGGGTATTGGCTGTTTGGTCAAGAGTTGCGAAAACGTCTGTCACTAATGACATATACATATATTGTATATGGAATCAGTACTTTCATGCTTCTTCTTTATGTGCTTGTCCTCCGCTTTCCGTTGTTTTCGTATAGAAAAATAGATTGGATTTGTTTTATTCTGCTCGCAATTGTGCCGACGTTGCTTGGGCATTCGCTTATGAACTGGTCAGTAAAATGGGTGAGTGCTGCGACTGTTTCGATGAGCATTTTATTTGAACCAGTTGGTGCAGCGGTATTAGCTTACTTGTTGCTTGGAGAGGTCATTCAACCATCCCAATTGGTGGGAGGTATTTTCATTTTAACAGGAATCGGAACATATTTGTGGGGAGAAAATCGAAAAGGGTCGCTACCAATACAAGAAAGTAGCTGACCCGAGCGCCCCAGTAATAAAATGTTGCTTATTAATGGGAAGACGATAATTTTCTAAGCTGCTGGCAAACTGAGATAAATAAACAAAATTGACTCTTGTTGTTTGCGGAAGCAAGTAGGCTGACTTTGTAGCGTATCTCTTTCTTTTTCTATTTAAAGCGTCAATGATTTCTTCTTGCGTTTTAATCCCAATTCCATGTCCGTAATGAAGGCCGTTTCCTAAATAGATCGTATTTTCGCCCTGCCATTGCGGCGTTTGTGGATCGAATTCAGGATTTTTAAAATAAAGACAGTCGCCTGGGAGATAATCTTCTCCCTTTTTTGTTTTGATCCCTAAGTCTTCATCGACATGCCAGTCGTATAATAAGAGGTTGGAAAACAATGCGTTAAATTTTTGTTTATCAATGACATCTAATACCGCTTTGTAAAACACGATAACAATGGCGGTAGCACACTCAAAGGCATACAATTGGCTGTTTATGAAAATATCATTTACCGCGTCCGAAGGAAGTATGCCTTTTTTTAATTGAAAACCTCCTAATTCATTTTTTGTCCAAAATTGCTCGTTGCATTTCGAAAAACGAAAAATGGTAAACCTTGCTTTGCTTTTGGCAAGTAAGATTGCTGCATCGATAATGCGGTCGCGCAAGATAATTTCAAATAAAAGCTGATGTTTGTTTTTATATACGTAGGTTTTTGATGATTTTAATAATGCTTCAAATATTTTTTCTTGTTTTTTCGAAAGAGAAGAATGCGCAAGGAAGTCGTTATTCACAATCGTTTGTTGAATTTGAATCATCTTTTCCTCCTCAAAAAAGTTATTTGTAGTTTAATGATTGAAGGGAGAGATGGAGTTTATTTGTAGATCAAGGCATGATGTTTTGCTTTTATGAAATGACATCGATAAAAAATGATGTTTAATTTATGTGTATGTGATATGTGTATTCGTTATTCTGTGAGTTTTTATAGTGGCGTAAATAACTCAAGGGAGTTCCAGTCTTGGGTGGTGCATTGATTTTTCTTAATGACAAAAAATAGCATCATAATTTGAATAAAAAAAACAAAAAAATAGTTGCATTTTTTAGAGTTAGGTGTTATATTAAATAGCGTCGCTAATGAAAATCTTAATAACAAAAAAGCTTAGTTGACAATTAAAAAATGTTATGATATCATCAAAGAGCTGTTTTGATTAGCGTGTTGAATGTTCCTTGAAAACTGAACAAAACGAAGCGTCCACATAGAAAGGCGAAGGCGACTGATTAGCCCCGACAGGCGCTGGAGGGCTCGCGAGGAGGCGGTTGCCGCCACAGCGAGACCGAAGCGTCCCGAGGGGCTAGGAGCCGGAGCTAGACAATAAGAAAAGCGAAGGCGACTGGCACCTTTTGGTGTCGGAGCCGAAGCTGAAGATAAGCCAATCCATTTTCTATGGAGAGTTTGATCCTGGCTCAGGACGAACGCTGGCGGCGTGCCTAATACATGCAAGTCGAGCGGGCCGGGCGGAAGCTTGCTTCCGCTTGGTTAGCGGCGGACGGGTGAGTAACACGTGGGTAACCTGCCCGTAAGACCGGGATAACTCCGGGAAACCGGAGCTAATACCGGATAACACCGAAGAC contains:
- a CDS encoding protein-glutamine gamma-glutamyltransferase; amino-acid sequence: MIQIQQTIVNNDFLAHSSLSKKQEKIFEALLKSSKTYVYKNKHQLLFEIILRDRIIDAAILLAKSKARFTIFRFSKCNEQFWTKNELGGFQLKKGILPSDAVNDIFINSQLYAFECATAIVIVFYKAVLDVIDKQKFNALFSNLLLYDWHVDEDLGIKTKKGEDYLPGDCLYFKNPEFDPQTPQWQGENTIYLGNGLHYGHGIGIKTQEEIIDALNRKRKRYATKSAYLLPQTTRVNFVYLSQFASSLENYRLPINKQHFITGALGSATFLYW
- a CDS encoding DMT family transporter, with translation MKSTNLLKPYLALFIGALSVSTSAILVKSAHAPASIIAFYRLFFTVLFMTPFFVKVKYIRELQTISQRDWIFSILSGALLAFHFIFWFESLNFTSITSSVVLVTLQPLFSFIGGYVFFKEKLTVGAFFSALLAIGGSVIISWGDFQVSGKALFGDALALFACVMVTGYWLFGQELRKRLSLMTYTYIVYGISTFMLLLYVLVLRFPLFSYRKIDWICFILLAIVPTLLGHSLMNWSVKWVSAATVSMSILFEPVGAAVLAYLLLGEVIQPSQLVGGIFILTGIGTYLWGENRKGSLPIQESS
- a CDS encoding MgtC/SapB family protein — protein: MNFDPFIKLGISAILGLIIGLERELKRKPVGLKTCLVISISSCLLTIVSIESAYVFPLKDHITMDPLRLAAQIVSGVGFLGAGVILRRGNDSISGLTTAAIIWGAAGIGIAVGAGFYWESAFGVALLIVSVELIPVLMSIFGPKQLREKEILLQITVADTKNIAEVIDKIKSQNIDIKTMRIKDLENHHHLIKLKAAVDQKRAAADVYYAIRTIDSIINIDIESA